A window from Cryobacterium sp. SO1 encodes these proteins:
- a CDS encoding septum formation family protein: MFGYVFSENKVRAGRLALGAVLAGMLVAGASGCAGQRPDIAEEFTAQRALPADTPSAFPIPAPEGSPADAQLFHPEVGQCVDVRKDGPTGPESVVPCTETHDDEAYARVTLGGADGVEYPGEATTQELANTLCRQEFADFVGIRYEDSVFEFLPMYPSESSWNLHADRRVTCLIWYPSDSLTVSLRGAGY; this comes from the coding sequence ATGTTTGGATACGTGTTCTCAGAAAATAAGGTACGCGCCGGCCGTCTTGCCCTCGGTGCAGTCCTGGCGGGGATGCTCGTTGCCGGCGCGAGCGGATGCGCGGGTCAGCGACCCGACATCGCTGAAGAATTCACCGCGCAACGTGCCCTGCCTGCAGACACGCCGTCAGCGTTCCCGATTCCCGCTCCTGAGGGTTCCCCTGCCGACGCTCAGCTCTTCCACCCGGAGGTCGGCCAATGCGTTGATGTGAGGAAAGACGGTCCGACTGGTCCAGAGTCCGTCGTTCCCTGCACCGAAACACATGACGATGAGGCGTATGCACGCGTCACGCTGGGCGGCGCCGACGGCGTTGAGTATCCCGGCGAGGCCACCACCCAAGAGCTCGCGAACACTCTGTGCCGACAGGAATTCGCGGACTTCGTCGGTATCCGCTACGAAGACTCCGTGTTCGAGTTCCTACCGATGTATCCGTCGGAGAGCAGCTGGAACCTGCACGCGGACAGAAGGGTCACCTGCTTGATCTGGTACCCCTCGGACAGCTTGACCGTGTCACTTCGAGGTGCGGGCTACTAG
- a CDS encoding SDR family NAD(P)-dependent oxidoreductase has product MIQPLTSTPIGLLTNKVVFITGASRGIGEAAARLFAREGAAVVLAARGREALNRIVSDIRAEGGVADAVTLDLADRASILAAVDRVDELHGRLDGAFNNGAIAPKQIGLLDTVTEEDIDEQFAVNFRSHWTAMNAEAALMRRGSGGAIVNTSSIGSRRANPVLPAYGAMKRALNSITETAAVSWAGAGIRVNGITPGATTTQMMVTFEAEVPGIVDQITASIPLGRLAEPHQIAEVAAWLLSDRASYVTGAIVPVDGGAGA; this is encoded by the coding sequence ATGATTCAGCCCCTCACCAGCACTCCCATCGGCCTGCTCACCAACAAAGTTGTTTTCATCACCGGCGCCAGCCGCGGCATCGGCGAGGCCGCCGCTCGGCTCTTCGCGCGGGAGGGAGCCGCCGTCGTGCTGGCCGCCCGCGGCAGGGAGGCCCTCAACCGCATCGTCTCCGATATCCGCGCTGAGGGAGGAGTCGCGGACGCGGTCACCTTGGACCTCGCCGATCGTGCGAGTATTCTCGCCGCCGTTGACCGCGTCGATGAACTTCATGGCCGGCTCGACGGAGCCTTCAACAACGGTGCAATCGCACCGAAGCAGATCGGACTGCTTGACACCGTCACCGAGGAAGACATCGATGAGCAGTTCGCTGTGAACTTCCGCTCACACTGGACCGCAATGAACGCCGAAGCCGCGCTGATGCGCCGCGGCAGCGGTGGGGCGATCGTCAATACCTCGAGCATCGGCAGCCGCCGCGCGAACCCGGTCCTGCCCGCGTACGGTGCAATGAAAAGGGCGCTCAACAGCATCACCGAAACCGCCGCGGTCAGTTGGGCCGGTGCCGGTATCCGGGTCAACGGCATCACCCCAGGCGCAACTACCACCCAGATGATGGTCACGTTCGAGGCAGAGGTCCCCGGTATCGTCGATCAAATCACCGCTTCGATACCGCTTGGACGCCTGGCCGAACCTCACCAGATCGCTGAAGTAGCCGCATGGCTGCTCAGCGACCGGGCCTCCTACGTGACAGGGGCAATCGTGCCGGTCGACGGCGGCGCCGGCGCCTGA
- a CDS encoding DNA-binding response regulator codes for MTGDKISVVLADDEQLLRSAMAALLPLNGAIEVVAEAEDGAAAVEATLRCRPHVLVIDLEMPRMDGLEAVEVILRDLPTQTILMLTRHARPGVLRRALKLGVRGFMSKAADPEEIADVIRHLHEGGRWIAHDVLEASVVDDNPLTDRELDVLRQTSDGYSVKDIAKRLHLASGTVRNYLSSSMQKTGTSTRYDAARLSRERGWL; via the coding sequence ATGACGGGCGACAAGATCAGTGTTGTGCTCGCGGACGACGAGCAACTGCTCCGATCGGCGATGGCAGCCCTGCTTCCCCTCAACGGCGCGATCGAGGTCGTTGCCGAGGCAGAAGACGGAGCCGCAGCCGTCGAAGCGACTCTGCGATGCCGGCCACACGTGCTCGTCATCGACCTCGAAATGCCCCGCATGGACGGGCTCGAGGCCGTCGAAGTGATCCTGCGTGACCTGCCGACGCAGACGATCCTCATGCTCACCCGCCACGCCCGACCAGGTGTCCTCCGTCGTGCCCTCAAGCTCGGAGTGCGCGGGTTCATGAGCAAGGCGGCCGACCCTGAAGAAATCGCCGACGTCATCCGGCATCTGCACGAGGGCGGGCGGTGGATCGCACATGATGTGCTTGAGGCTTCCGTCGTCGACGACAATCCGCTCACCGACCGCGAGCTCGACGTCCTCCGCCAGACGAGCGACGGGTACTCAGTGAAGGACATTGCCAAGCGGCTGCATCTGGCATCGGGCACGGTTCGCAACTACCTCTCGAGCAGCATGCAGAAGACCGGGACCTCCACTCGCTACGACGCCGCCCGACTATCCCGAGAACGCGGCTGGCTCTAA
- a CDS encoding MerR family transcriptional regulator: protein MTGLVAAMVFPELGAQKAASMEADGTHGRVRSQNGENSVAWSTSQLAELAGTTIKSVRHYHKVGLLDMPERKSNGYKQYAVAHLLRLLQITRLAGLGVPLAQISALGHADDYADGAIVVLDAELEATIQRLQRARGELALILRHKAPPELPVQFSDVAVDLSPVDRAMIMVFSRISNDSAMSELASMMRDEPRTESSSEFDRLAADADRATRQRLGAALAPALSRAVEEYPRLRNLASLGSRGTAFTKNTLVAVAQDLYNPAQLDVLYRAHLIATEEADLLADLEAALDAKAIN from the coding sequence ATGACAGGTCTCGTCGCGGCGATGGTGTTCCCCGAACTGGGAGCGCAGAAGGCGGCGTCCATGGAAGCGGACGGCACGCATGGTCGGGTGCGCTCACAGAACGGAGAAAACAGCGTGGCATGGAGCACTAGCCAACTTGCGGAACTCGCGGGCACAACAATCAAATCCGTCAGGCACTATCACAAGGTCGGACTCCTTGACATGCCGGAGCGAAAGTCGAATGGGTACAAACAGTACGCAGTTGCCCACCTCCTGCGCCTGCTGCAGATCACGCGGCTCGCGGGGCTCGGGGTGCCGTTAGCGCAGATCTCCGCCCTTGGTCACGCCGACGACTACGCCGACGGTGCGATCGTTGTGCTGGATGCCGAGCTTGAGGCAACGATCCAACGCCTGCAACGCGCCCGCGGCGAACTCGCGCTGATCCTCCGGCACAAAGCGCCCCCGGAACTCCCGGTGCAGTTCAGTGATGTCGCGGTCGATCTTTCTCCGGTCGACCGCGCGATGATCATGGTCTTTTCGCGGATCTCCAACGACTCGGCCATGAGTGAACTGGCCAGCATGATGCGTGACGAGCCGCGTACTGAATCAAGTTCTGAATTCGACCGACTCGCGGCGGACGCCGATCGGGCCACCCGTCAGCGTCTGGGCGCGGCTCTCGCCCCAGCCCTGAGTCGTGCAGTCGAGGAGTATCCGAGGCTCAGGAATCTCGCTTCCCTGGGATCCCGCGGCACCGCGTTTACCAAGAACACTCTGGTCGCGGTAGCTCAGGACCTGTACAACCCTGCTCAGCTCGACGTGTTGTACCGCGCTCATCTCATCGCCACAGAGGAAGCGGACCTGCTCGCTGACCTGGAAGCGGCTCTCGACGCGAAGGCCATCAACTGA
- a CDS encoding LysM peptidoglycan-binding domain-containing protein: MRVNRGGLPSFRSALPGLIVAGLVAFPMVALSSVDSAHAGAPTAVSSALATVERSSTDEDVNYYVVVRKETGEPEFLFEIAERFLGDGNRFTEIFDLNKGRAQPDGKTLTDPTVVDAGWTLQMPSDAAGPGIEFGPLPVVGDVETPAPGEGEAGTEPDQGEEPAADPGDEAGAGIPAAVIIGVIALVAGIVAAVAFAVRARRRAASKGTPFDDSLLRTDTSASWIVDRALRVLMAAAEKAGTAVPRVLGVFFEGPTMRLKLSSPVSPAPEPWTASEDGQSWSASIARLQSEPVSEGSTAAFARLVTLGIAESGRVLVDFALARGPISLEGPTPVTHEVLRRWLGELTGNPWSDEPRVVMIGNGLPEPETVVRMSTFDQLIPELEAESRGILVLSRAPSAAQQALLSERFASSRFGWVVIVLADIPSAKWRFTVDDDNTLRSGFLPDVQFRDRATAIRNAG; encoded by the coding sequence ATGAGGGTGAATCGCGGGGGACTGCCGTCGTTCAGGTCCGCCCTACCGGGCCTGATCGTGGCCGGCCTTGTGGCCTTTCCGATGGTGGCGCTCAGTTCCGTGGACTCCGCGCACGCGGGCGCTCCGACGGCAGTCTCCTCGGCCCTGGCGACGGTCGAGCGGAGCTCTACCGACGAAGACGTCAACTACTACGTGGTCGTCCGAAAGGAAACCGGCGAGCCGGAGTTCCTGTTCGAGATTGCCGAGCGTTTCCTCGGCGACGGAAATCGTTTCACCGAGATCTTCGACCTGAACAAAGGCCGAGCACAGCCGGACGGCAAGACCCTGACCGATCCGACGGTAGTCGATGCGGGCTGGACGCTGCAGATGCCGTCGGATGCCGCTGGTCCGGGAATCGAGTTCGGCCCGTTGCCCGTGGTCGGCGACGTCGAAACGCCCGCGCCGGGAGAAGGCGAGGCAGGCACGGAACCTGACCAGGGCGAAGAGCCTGCCGCGGACCCCGGCGACGAGGCCGGGGCCGGGATTCCCGCCGCCGTAATCATCGGAGTGATTGCGCTCGTCGCGGGCATCGTGGCCGCCGTGGCGTTCGCGGTGCGGGCGCGCCGTCGGGCGGCATCCAAGGGGACCCCCTTTGATGACAGCCTTCTGCGCACCGACACTTCAGCGTCCTGGATTGTCGATCGTGCGCTCCGGGTTCTCATGGCCGCAGCAGAGAAGGCCGGAACGGCGGTGCCTCGAGTGCTCGGCGTGTTCTTCGAAGGACCGACGATGCGACTGAAGCTGTCGAGCCCGGTGTCTCCGGCACCCGAGCCGTGGACCGCGTCGGAGGACGGCCAGAGTTGGTCCGCGTCGATAGCCCGTCTGCAGAGCGAACCCGTCTCCGAAGGATCAACGGCTGCGTTCGCCCGCCTGGTGACGCTCGGCATAGCCGAGTCTGGCCGAGTGCTCGTCGACTTCGCATTGGCGCGCGGGCCAATCAGTCTCGAGGGACCGACCCCGGTCACCCACGAGGTCTTGCGCCGATGGCTGGGAGAGTTGACCGGAAACCCCTGGTCGGACGAGCCTCGGGTCGTGATGATCGGCAATGGCCTGCCTGAACCCGAAACCGTCGTGCGGATGTCCACCTTCGACCAACTCATCCCCGAACTCGAGGCAGAAAGCCGCGGGATTCTCGTGTTGTCCCGTGCTCCATCGGCGGCGCAGCAAGCGTTGCTCTCCGAGCGTTTCGCGAGTTCGCGCTTCGGCTGGGTCGTCATCGTTTTGGCGGATATTCCCAGCGCGAAGTGGCGGTTCACCGTTGACGACGACAACACCCTGCGCAGCGGATTTTTGCCAGACGTGCAGTTCCGTGACCGTGCCACGGCGATCAGAAACGCGGGCTGA
- a CDS encoding FtsK/SpoIIIE domain-containing protein — protein sequence MSLRETGVLGIAGPGDWPRRRARWIVGQLGVMQSPRDVQIYVLAASESVEAWAWTAWLPHVRPALGQDALALIGATADTISARVSELSTIIAERRSAQGDASTRESVFTPDLVVVLDGARRLRALPGVVGILRDGPGVGVSVICLDGDEQQLPEECTAVVLARAEGGMRLKRHNADEVSEILVDEVRDEWFEEIARAMAPIRDVTVSESEGLIPDSARLVEVLALEEMSAEDIASRWQSARGSTEAVVGISIDGPFSLDLVRDGPHALVAGTTGSGKSEFLQTVVASLAIVNTPETMTFVLVDYKGGAAFSECARLPHTVGMVTDLDSHLVERALDSLRAELTYREHVLALAEAKDLEDYLDAQLRGYAGPTLPRLAIVIDEFAAMAKELPDFVSGLVNIAQRGRSLGIHLILATQRPSGVISPEIRANTNLRIALRMTDKSESSDVIDAPDAARIAKTQPGRAYARLGHASLIPFQTARVGGRRLSRSEVAEIEPLFVARLSPTTLGAPVPRPKVAKRRVADETDLSAIVDTLVDAAERAGIARPRSPWLQPLPPLIDRESLATPEAPSAFAWGQEDEPTAQHQGPAVIDLDDFGHMYVVGAPGSGRSSVLRTMAVSAASRLAVTDLHLYALDCGNGALAVLDELPHSGAVVQRSQTDRAKRLLLRLRGDLGRRQQVLGAGNNANVTEQREHAAPGEALPHVIVFIDRWESFVSTLGEIEGGVLVDIVHELLRDGASAGIHLVIAGDRSLLSSRMGVLTDEMLLLRLTDRLDFGMAGINHRTLPEEIPPGRGFRSRSGREVQAAVLGSDPSGRGQTEAVRRAAAAMRAAAPAVPGGPFRVDDLPSEIDLDGAYAYAGTEAARPMWAMLGIGGDQIGAIGMDLAGDAPTFIIAGPARSGRSTMLLVMAQSLLRSGTELVIAAPRVSPLRRLEGRPGVRAVLAEEEVEESVLAPLLDPDGKDVAFLIDDAELLAEAPAKAWLRAYIRSASDNRRALVIAGDASQIAGGFSGWQIDAKKNRRGALLSPQTALDGDLVGVRVPRSSISSQITLGRALVHLGSGELVTVLVPTVSEVPVL from the coding sequence GTGTCGCTGCGGGAGACCGGGGTCCTGGGCATCGCCGGACCGGGGGACTGGCCGCGGCGCCGTGCGCGCTGGATCGTTGGCCAACTCGGCGTGATGCAAAGCCCGCGGGATGTGCAGATCTATGTGCTTGCCGCGTCTGAGAGCGTTGAGGCCTGGGCGTGGACCGCATGGCTGCCGCACGTTCGTCCGGCCCTTGGGCAGGACGCGCTGGCGCTTATCGGCGCCACAGCGGATACGATTTCGGCCCGCGTGTCCGAGCTGTCGACGATCATCGCTGAGCGACGGTCTGCGCAGGGTGATGCGTCAACGCGGGAATCGGTGTTCACTCCGGATCTCGTGGTTGTTCTCGACGGTGCGCGGCGACTCCGTGCTCTCCCCGGGGTCGTCGGTATTCTTCGGGACGGTCCGGGAGTCGGAGTGAGCGTCATCTGTCTGGACGGTGACGAGCAGCAACTACCCGAAGAGTGCACGGCTGTTGTGCTGGCACGCGCCGAGGGCGGCATGAGGTTGAAGCGACACAATGCGGACGAGGTCAGCGAAATCCTTGTCGACGAGGTGCGGGATGAATGGTTCGAGGAGATTGCACGGGCAATGGCCCCCATTCGAGACGTCACCGTGTCGGAATCTGAAGGCCTCATTCCCGACTCTGCCAGGCTCGTCGAGGTTCTCGCTCTGGAGGAGATGAGCGCCGAGGACATCGCGTCGCGCTGGCAGTCTGCGCGCGGATCGACCGAGGCAGTGGTCGGAATCTCCATTGATGGGCCGTTCTCGCTCGACCTTGTACGCGACGGCCCGCATGCGCTCGTCGCAGGAACCACAGGTTCGGGCAAGTCGGAGTTCCTGCAGACCGTCGTCGCGTCGCTCGCCATCGTGAACACGCCGGAGACGATGACGTTCGTGCTCGTCGACTACAAGGGAGGCGCCGCGTTCAGCGAATGCGCGCGCCTGCCTCACACTGTCGGCATGGTCACGGATCTTGACTCCCACCTCGTGGAGCGGGCGCTGGATTCGCTCCGTGCTGAGCTCACCTACCGTGAGCATGTGCTGGCGCTGGCTGAAGCCAAAGACCTCGAGGACTATCTGGACGCACAGCTCAGGGGATATGCGGGCCCGACCCTCCCGCGGCTCGCAATTGTCATCGACGAGTTCGCCGCGATGGCGAAAGAACTTCCCGACTTCGTCTCGGGTCTCGTGAACATCGCGCAGCGCGGCCGCTCACTCGGTATCCACCTCATTCTCGCGACCCAACGACCCTCCGGCGTCATCTCCCCGGAGATTCGGGCGAACACGAACCTGCGCATTGCTCTGCGCATGACCGACAAGAGTGAGTCGAGCGATGTCATCGACGCCCCGGATGCTGCTCGGATAGCCAAGACGCAGCCGGGTCGCGCCTACGCCCGCCTCGGCCACGCATCCCTGATTCCCTTCCAGACCGCTCGCGTCGGCGGCCGCCGGCTCAGCCGGAGCGAGGTCGCCGAAATCGAGCCGCTCTTCGTCGCGCGACTCTCACCCACGACACTCGGCGCTCCGGTCCCGCGTCCGAAGGTGGCCAAGCGCCGGGTCGCCGACGAAACCGACCTGTCCGCCATCGTCGACACGCTGGTCGACGCAGCCGAACGCGCCGGCATCGCGCGTCCTCGCAGCCCATGGTTGCAGCCTTTGCCGCCACTCATCGACCGCGAGTCCCTCGCGACCCCCGAGGCGCCTTCCGCGTTTGCGTGGGGCCAGGAAGATGAACCCACTGCCCAGCATCAGGGTCCTGCGGTCATCGATCTGGATGACTTCGGCCACATGTATGTGGTCGGCGCTCCGGGATCTGGCCGATCGAGTGTTCTCCGAACGATGGCGGTCAGCGCGGCATCCCGGCTCGCCGTCACCGATCTCCACCTCTACGCACTCGACTGCGGTAACGGGGCTCTTGCCGTGCTCGATGAGTTACCCCATTCGGGTGCCGTGGTGCAGCGGAGCCAGACCGACCGCGCCAAACGCTTGCTCCTGAGGCTGCGCGGCGATCTGGGCCGTCGGCAGCAGGTGCTCGGGGCGGGCAACAACGCCAATGTCACCGAGCAAAGGGAGCATGCCGCACCCGGCGAAGCCCTGCCTCACGTGATCGTGTTCATCGACCGGTGGGAGAGCTTCGTCAGCACCCTCGGCGAGATTGAGGGCGGCGTCCTCGTCGATATCGTGCACGAGTTGCTGCGCGATGGTGCGAGTGCCGGCATCCACCTTGTCATCGCGGGAGACCGCAGCCTGTTGTCGAGCCGGATGGGCGTGCTGACCGATGAGATGCTCCTCTTGCGGCTCACCGATCGGCTCGATTTCGGCATGGCGGGGATCAACCACCGCACCCTGCCCGAGGAGATTCCCCCAGGGCGTGGCTTCCGGTCCCGCAGCGGGCGCGAGGTGCAGGCCGCAGTGCTGGGAAGCGATCCGTCGGGCCGCGGACAGACCGAAGCGGTGAGGCGCGCTGCAGCAGCCATGCGCGCCGCCGCGCCCGCCGTCCCTGGCGGTCCATTCCGCGTCGACGATCTGCCCTCCGAAATCGACCTTGATGGTGCCTACGCCTACGCGGGAACGGAGGCCGCTCGCCCGATGTGGGCGATGCTGGGGATCGGCGGCGACCAGATAGGGGCAATCGGTATGGACCTCGCCGGTGACGCTCCGACATTCATCATCGCCGGACCAGCGCGGTCGGGCCGCAGCACGATGCTCCTCGTCATGGCGCAATCCCTTCTCCGCTCGGGCACGGAGCTGGTGATCGCCGCACCCCGGGTCAGTCCGCTGCGCCGACTCGAGGGACGCCCCGGTGTTCGCGCTGTCCTCGCCGAAGAGGAGGTCGAGGAGAGCGTCCTCGCCCCGTTGCTCGACCCGGACGGCAAGGATGTGGCTTTTCTCATCGACGATGCTGAGCTTCTCGCCGAAGCCCCCGCAAAAGCGTGGCTGCGCGCCTACATCCGCTCTGCATCTGACAACCGCCGCGCGCTCGTCATCGCGGGCGACGCGAGCCAGATCGCCGGCGGGTTCTCCGGATGGCAGATTGACGCGAAGAAGAACCGTCGCGGCGCGCTCCTCAGCCCTCAAACGGCGCTGGACGGCGACCTCGTCGGCGTTCGGGTGCCACGCTCGTCCATTTCGTCGCAGATCACCCTGGGCCGCGCCCTCGTCCACCTCGGATCAGGGGAGTTGGTGACCGTCCTCGTTCCCACCGTTTCCGAAGTACCGGTCCTGTGA
- a CDS encoding sensor histidine kinase: MRLIAMLTAIVAIAPLSVVGVVLTAQSWWEGLIVVAGLLVFLIVLKEWSLDGYPRRVIFVLIYTGGAWLVGALTLAGPVGFVPFSLIGALMVARLPNHRLLMTIAFSLGVGLVGAAALTTRPPALDLVDSYILLPIAGSLFIAGVVAVSERSWLVVRRLERAKQAEAELGIAHERMRFAGDLHDIQGHTLHVIKLKTVLAQRLVVIDPDRAQSELGEIRRLVDDTIRKTRELAYARHEIEFPAELENARRLCEAVGIDVQVRQNSGPAVAVHPLLSHLLREATTNLLRHASPRIVLIMVSPGRVEVENDGVADGHESELRGLARLRARIELAGGELHTRRSTGRFAVWATLDAEDSIDAPRPTAEAAEAGGAPR; this comes from the coding sequence ATGCGTCTGATTGCGATGCTCACTGCGATCGTCGCGATCGCCCCTCTGAGCGTTGTCGGGGTTGTACTCACTGCCCAGTCCTGGTGGGAAGGGCTCATCGTCGTTGCTGGACTCCTCGTCTTCCTTATCGTGTTGAAGGAATGGAGCCTCGATGGATACCCGCGCCGCGTCATCTTTGTTCTGATCTACACTGGGGGCGCCTGGCTGGTCGGAGCCCTGACCCTGGCTGGTCCGGTGGGTTTCGTTCCGTTTTCGCTCATCGGTGCGCTGATGGTGGCGCGGCTGCCGAATCATCGGCTACTCATGACCATCGCGTTTTCTCTCGGCGTCGGGCTCGTCGGTGCCGCAGCTCTCACCACACGTCCGCCTGCGCTGGACCTCGTCGACTCGTATATCCTCCTGCCCATCGCCGGCTCACTCTTCATCGCCGGTGTCGTCGCTGTGAGCGAACGGTCGTGGCTGGTCGTTCGCCGTCTTGAACGGGCAAAACAAGCCGAGGCAGAGCTTGGGATCGCTCACGAGCGAATGCGGTTCGCCGGTGATCTACACGATATCCAAGGACACACCCTGCACGTCATCAAACTGAAAACTGTGCTCGCGCAGCGGCTCGTTGTGATCGACCCGGACCGGGCCCAGAGCGAACTCGGTGAGATCCGCCGGCTCGTCGACGACACGATCCGGAAGACCAGGGAACTGGCATACGCCCGGCATGAGATCGAGTTTCCGGCCGAACTCGAAAACGCCCGGCGGCTCTGCGAAGCCGTGGGGATCGACGTTCAGGTGCGTCAGAACAGCGGTCCCGCGGTCGCGGTTCATCCGCTGCTTTCACACCTGCTGCGCGAGGCCACGACGAATCTGCTGCGCCATGCCAGCCCGCGCATCGTGTTGATCATGGTGTCGCCGGGTCGTGTCGAGGTAGAGAACGACGGAGTCGCCGACGGCCACGAGTCCGAGTTGAGGGGACTCGCCCGCCTGCGTGCACGCATCGAGCTCGCTGGCGGCGAACTCCATACCCGCCGGTCGACCGGTCGATTTGCCGTCTGGGCGACCCTCGATGCCGAAGACAGTATCGATGCACCTCGCCCGACCGCCGAAGCCGCGGAAGCCGGGGGAGCACCACGATGA
- a CDS encoding WXG100 family type VII secretion target: MANLNVTYDEMDDAAKRLQNGQMDLESKLGELKNLVGGLVSGGFVTEKASVAFEATYTDFNESATKMVGSLDGISEYIKQAALALRGTDEELAKVIKG, translated from the coding sequence ATGGCGAATTTGAACGTGACCTATGACGAAATGGATGACGCTGCCAAGCGACTGCAGAACGGTCAGATGGACTTGGAGTCCAAGCTGGGGGAGTTGAAGAACCTCGTCGGCGGCCTCGTCTCAGGCGGCTTCGTGACCGAGAAGGCGTCCGTCGCATTCGAAGCCACCTACACCGACTTCAACGAATCTGCGACGAAGATGGTCGGTTCACTCGACGGCATCAGCGAATACATCAAGCAGGCGGCACTCGCCCTGCGAGGCACAGACGAGGAGCTCGCCAAGGTCATCAAGGGCTGA